A genomic region of Fusarium falciforme chromosome 4, complete sequence contains the following coding sequences:
- a CDS encoding Protein-synthesizing GTPase — protein sequence MSANGDPKYDDIESESDSGESVGHNEAGDEKPLKPALKKSNPAIAEPAAQRPELPPQTDPKDLDVASLTPLTPEIIARQATINIGTIGHVAHGKSTVVKAISGVQTVRFKNELIRNITIKLGYANAKIYKCDNSQCPRPGCYRSYKSEKEVDPPCEREGCSGTYRLLRHVSFVDCPGHDILMSTMLSGAAVMDAALLLIAGNESCPQPQTSEHLAAIEIMKLDKIIILQNKVDLMREEAAQQHYQSILKFIRGTVAGKSPVIPISAQLKFNIDAVNEAIVNTIPVPPRDFSMDPHMIVIRSFDVNKPGAEIDDLKGGVAGGSILHGVVKLGDEIEIRPGIVSRDDSGALKCTPIFSRVVSLNSEANDLKYAVPGGLIGVGTRIDPTLCRADRLVGFVLGLKGRLPDIYSEIEINFYLLRRLLGVRTADGKQAKVAKLAKNEMIMVNIGSTSTGAKVIAIKNDAAKLVLTSPACSNIGEKVALSRRIEKHWRLIGWATIAAGVTLEPSTS from the exons atGTCTGCCAACGGCGACCCCAAGTACGACGACATTGAGTCCGAGTCCGACTCTGGCGAGTCTGTCGGCCACAACGAGGCCGGCGATGAGAAGCCCCTCAAGCCTGCTCTCAAGAAGTCCAACCCAGCCATCGCCGAGCCCGCTGCTCAAAGACCGGAGCTGCCCCCGCAAACCGACCCCAAAGACCTCGACGTCGCCAGCCTCACTCCCCTGACGCCCGAGATTATTGCCCGACAAGCCACCATCAACATTGGCACCATCGGCCACGTCGCTCACGGAAAGTCCACCGTCGTCAAGGCCATCTCCGGTGTCCAGACCGTTCGTTTCAAGAACGAGCTGATCCGAAACATTACCATCAAGTTGGGTTATGCCAACGCCAAGATCTACAAGTGCGATAACTCTCAGTGCCCTCGGCCAGGATGCTACCGAAGTTACAAGAGTGAGAAGGAGGTCGACCCACCCTGCGAGAGAGAGGGCTGCTCTGGCACCTACCGGCTATTGCGACACGTCTC CTTCGTCGACTGCCCCGGTCACGATATTCTGATGAGCACCATGTTGTCAGGTGCCGCCGTCATGGACGCTGCTCTGCTCCTTATTGCCGGCAACGAATCCTGCCCTCAGCCCCAGACCTCGGAGCACTTGGCTGCTATTGAGATCATgaagctcgacaagatcatcatTCTCCAGAACAAGGTCGACTTGATGCGAGAAGAGGCTGCCCAGCAGCACTACCAGTCCATTCTCAAGTTCATTCGAGGCACCGTTGCTGGAAAGTCGCCCGTCATCCCCATCTCTGCCCAGCTCAAGTTCAACATTGATGCCGTCAACGAGGCCATCGTCAACACTATCCCCGTTCCTCCCCGTGACTTCAGCATGGACCCTCACATGATCGTCATTCGATCGTTCGACGTCAACAAGCCCGGTGCTGAGATCGATGACCTCAAGGGTGGTGTTGCTGGTGGTTCTATCCTTCACGGTGTTGTTAAGCTGGGTGACGAGATTGAGATCCGACCCGGTATCGTGTCCCGAGATGACAGCGGTGCCCTCAAGTGTACCCCCATCTTCAGCCGAGTCGTCTCGCTCAACTCCGAGGCCAACGACCTCAAGTACGCCGTTCCTGGTGGTCTCATCGGTGTTGGTACCCGAATCGACCCTACCCTCTGCCGAGCCGATCGTCTCGTTGGTTTCGTCTTGGGTCTCAAGGGCCGTCTCCCCGATATCTACAGCGAGATTGAGATCAACTTCTACCTGCTCCGCCGCCTGCTCGGTGTGCGAACCGCCGACGGCAAGCAGGCCAAGGTTGCCAAGCTGGCCAAGAACGAGATGATCATGGTCAACATTGGTTCCACCTCGACTGGAGCCAAGGTCATCGCTATCAAGAACGATGCCGCTAAGCTGGTCCTGACCAGCCCTGCCTGCAGCAACATTGGCGAGAAGGTTGCGCTGTCCCGACGTATCGAGAAGCACTGGCGTCTCATTGGATGGGCTACCATTGCTGC CGGTGTGACACTCGAGCCCAGCACTTCGTAA